The DNA region tcatgtaaTTAACTTAacgtaatattttattattttaattaattattaataattaattaaattatcaaaattgtagtaaatagCTAGTAACCAAGGAAGAGGAAAGGGTTTATTTAGAGGCTTGTTGAGTGGAATAGTTTTAGACCGACCTTACTAAGAGGGAAacctcatgagaggggggttaggGGTTCCGTTCGCCGTGCTAGTCAGGAACAGGCGGCCAaacatagtcaggcccaacgttcgaGTACGATGTACCAAGTGCGTAGTCATTTTGAGGACTAGACGAGTCTACTAAGTAATTAGGGGGCTCCAGTGATGAGGATAGTGATTACGAAAGCTCTGTTGGTCAGCCAGTGGATTGGACGGTTGTGCGAGGACATGTCGGTAAGTTTACACAAGCAAGCCCTAGTACGACTGATGCTTCTGATTATGCAGAAGACAGCCAGGTTGACGATGCAgctccacgggggaggaggcgCCCACAGTTCGCTGACACGGACAGGCTtatcacatcaccccagcccggggccCCATTGACGTCCGCTTGATAGCCAGCTACTGGGGGCACATAGCTAAGGTTGTTTTCGAGGGCTCTgcgcgtacgcctccgattttgGAGTGCCATACTAGGAAAAAGTCGCTGGAGGCGATCATCAGACTGCAAGATATGTCTGATGAGCTATACAGAGTTTTACCTACCATTCCCCTTGGTTGTTTGCCTTACATTATAGACCAACACATTGATAGTGCTTGAATTACGACCTTTGTGGAGAGGGCAGCAACCGAATACCAAGACCTTCCAGATGCCCTGTGATACAACCCAGACCagtgtaaacaatataataatactatctacaaagcacagcgaaagacttatagaagtctgggttgaatccgacctgtggctgGATAGCCACAACAAACCAATACCAGagaatttaaaactttttacataattaaatgaatactatttacaaaatatttttaaagtattacaatttaatttacaaatatctaatttatattatgtatttcaaaaagaagTCCTCGTCTCGCACGTAACACATAATACGAGTAGGCATCATCTCCACAGTAGAACTAACCTAAAAATGGATCTATCCCCAGTAAGGGATAGGCCCTatcaaagactgtcaacaattgaattgttgaataatccaacaaactattacatttatatacaagtcattaacaaacatctccaatcTAATCTTTTGCTCATTTGGTATCTCCATATAAAACATTAATTCATCAAAACCATactcttttaaaagatcgtTTGGTATCAACATAAATATGACTAAAAACCTTTAGTTTATAGTGAATTAAAACACTgatataactttacaagttaatagcgaaaatCAAAATACGACTATTACTTTGCAAGTCAATAGCGAAATAATACGGCAATtgaaacatatgatttcatttacgaaacaaacaaaactttatataccaaacgtatttattcaaaactcatattaaaacaataatataacagCGCTTTAAAATGTAGGAATATATGGACCATCAGGAAGTGGCcgggcttgatctaaatcctgagaacacgagtgatcgtcatcaccgaaaatatggctcttgcaagaacgaaacggtaTCGGTCGGAGGCTCGAGACcaatccgaataaccattacctatgatcaagctataggatttcacaataatccggagaTAATTATCCATTGTCAATTCCCAAAAACAGACATTTTTAAATGTCgaacattttaatataaaacgaatcaataaatcaattgattttctttaaaatcaataatcataactcattttcatagtacaatATCGAAAAGatcatatttataaaattgtgaacatacaaaacataattttgatcAAGAACTAGAAGCaaggtcaaacaaagtcaaaatccAAAATTTCAAACACTAAAAATTAtacgattttgctcaaatatcaatagcAGTAATATCACACCTTATATaacataacttgaactttgaTACCTCAATTGAACCCAACAAAAGCCTTTGAAATGGATGAAACAAAGAATACAAAAGACTCCCAATTCACTTGTTATTTTCGAATTGAAGAAAGAACCAGATGGGATTTTCAGATTTTCTTCTTTAAtggatgataatgataatataaattcaagtttgtaTGAATGAACTAAGATCAAGGATTTGAGTTTGTGTTTTTCCAAAAATTCAAGATGAAGAAGTGATGAGAATTGATGAGTGATGATAATAGAGATGAAGATGATGGTTTGTGATAAAATCAAATCTAGGAATGGGTTTTCTGATTACGAAGGTTTAGAGAATGATGGATGAGGGTGATCACTCATAAGCAAAATGACACTCAATCACCTACACATGACACGTTCGTGGCTTAGGCATCACATGACACTTCAcaatttaatcattttttttaccCAATTTTAATCGTACAACTTACTTTGATCCCAAAATTAATACGGTTGATATCCAAATATAATAGAATCTTTTACTTATTttcaattaacttaattaaaatacttaaaatttaataacccaaattaacttaattaattactattaattaaaCCACTAAAATAGGGGCTATCTCACCCCAAAGGGAGATGACCATTATGTTGCACGGCGTGCAACGCATTTCAGGTCTTGGTATTGAAGGTTCATTCCCCGCTGATGGTGAGTGGAAGCTCGTGCTGGCCGATCTATTTGGAGAGCTCATGTCTGAGCTGCGAAGGAAGGGGTACTTCACTGGCGGGAACATCAACGTTGGTGAAATTATGCACATGTGCCACCGGTCTCAATCTTTAGAGACACAGTCTACAGCCTATTACATGGCTATTGTGGGTTCAACACTGTtggtggataagactagagttGAGATGCGACCTCACCCTATACTTACTGTGATTGCCTATCAGCTATCAGGATGAGATTTCTTGGGGTGCAGTGACTCTGGCGTATTTAtatcgccaactgggtatggcgTCTAGGGTTGGGTGCAACACTATTGCTCGTTGTCTTATATTGTTATAGACATGGATCTACGAGTACTTTCCGGCCTTCTGCCCCCATCCTAGTCAAGTTGATgttagagtttttagagagatgttagagTTTTTGAGTTCAAAAATTATGCAGGGGCAATCTTGAAAATTCATTATATAAGGGgtagcgataaaataaaaagggtggcgaagtttaataATGCTCAATATAAATGTCTTTTAATACTTTGTCCCTTTGAATTGTAAACAcagaaaaatatgatttttttttaagaaaaagttaaataataagtaacaaatgaaaagagagaatacattgtataaataaaattaaaaaataattaaaatgtacagatgaaattaaaagaaaatgatagactattattaaaaaaaaactatgcaAAATGAGTGTATTAGTGCCTTAAAAgcttaaaatacattaaaaacGCCACTTagaacataatttcaagcacattcttatttttcaattttacacattttaattcaataatatatactaattagtagGGCTGAACACGTTCCGGTCTGGTCCGGTTTGACAGAataatcagaccagatcagaaattccggtctgaaaatttttcagaccagaccgaaccacggtctggtctggtctggtctacggtttttttttaatttttaatttttatttttattgagtgagattcttcattctttgaataaaaaggatttatttcttcttctcttctctctttacTATCCTGTTCTTGTTTGTGTTTCGATTAGCAAGGCAAAATTCATCACTGCTCGTGGATAAAAAAATGCAAAGCAAATCATCATACAGATATGCATTGACTCACTAAAGTAAGCAGATTATCAAGCAAGATAATCTATCAGAGCCAGCTAAATTCTATTGTAGTAATTGATTGTAAAGTGAACAAAAAACTTCCCAATTTATtaagtaaaagaacaaggatgaGGTAAATGATAAAATGATAGAGATAAATTTCTTACAAAGCTCGattcacaaaaatcaaaatttctgaATAAAAATGAAGGAAATTGCAAATTGGACAACTTTGAACATTGAAATCCTAAAATCTGAGATGATGATCTAAATTGACATGCTTAATCCAAAAAATTATCATAGTCTACCAAGTGCTTAATCATTAAAAAGCGTGAACCCTTATATACGAAATACTTACCAGAATGAATTCGATTTTCCGGTTTGAAATGTTGAAAATTACGGGTGTGATTTAATAAACAGGCTTTCTCCTCTTCAAGTTATTGCCGAAAACAATATGATTTTTCCAAAATGTAGTCCTAATCGAATTACAGTTTATTGTTGGAGCGAAGAGAAATCCTACTTGACGAAGACGATGAAGATGCGAGAGAAAGAGGAGAGAGATAGAAAAGATGAGCAATAGAACAAAAATGGCTATGGCCgtagaatataatttacgaCTCACGATTTTGGAAAAGGAGATGGAGGCAGCCAGCAGCAGGAGTTCACTCACGAGTAGTTGCCCACTTGCCCTAATCCcctaaaatatgattttaatacggttttccggtccggtttggtttgaaaattttaaaaccgggaccggaccgtaaaccgtttaaaaaaaaaccgaaccagaccatttagaccgtagaccagaccaaatatttaaattacggtttggtttacggtttagaccaaaccatGTTCAGCcctactaattagtgttgtgttccaaggtttatgccaaacaaaacaagtttgtactactttaaggGTGTAAGTGCcctaaaagtttaaaaaaccttaaaaacgcaactagaaacgtaatttcgagcacatgCCTATTTTTctattccaaccatttcaaaacattaatatatactaattagtattgtgtgccaagtttcctgtaaaacaaatcaagtttaaactactttaaggATGTTGGAGccataaaagattaaaaaaactttaaaaacgcaacttggaacgtaatttaaagcacatgtctattttttcaattttaaccatttcaattcaataatttatactaattagtgttgatTGCCAAATTTAatgccaaaaaaatcaagtttgattcACTTTAAGGGTGTTAGTGCCATAAATGCTTaaagaaccttaaaaacgcagCTTGTAACATAATTTCAATCACATGccaattttttaatttctaaccattacaaaacaacaatatatattaattagtattgtatgccaagttttataccaaacaaatcaagtttgaactaatttaaggGTGTTAGTGCCCtaactttaaaaacgcaacttggaacgtaatttcgagcacatACCTactttttcaattcttaccatttcaaaacaataatatatactaattagtgttgtgttccatccAAGTgtacatgccaaacaaatcaaatttgaattactttaagggtgttagtgccataaaagcttaaaataccttaaaaacgcaacttgcgacataatttcaagtacatgcctagtttttttcaattctaaccatttcaaaacaattatatacATTAATctgtgttatgtgccaagtttcatgccataaaaatcaagtttaaactactttaataGTGCTATAAAAGCTTAATATACCTTAAATACGCAACTTgcgatgtaatttcaagtacatgctagttttttcaattctaaccattttaaaacaattatatatactaattagtgttgtgttccaaatttcatgccaaacaaatcaagtttgaactactttaagggtattagtagcataaaagcttaaaagacTCTAAAACACAacatagaacgtaatttcaagcacatgcctatttttaaaattttaaccatttaaaaacaattatatacaCTAATAagtgttgcatgccaagtttcataccaaaaaaataaaatttgaactactttaagggtATTAGTGTCATTGAAGcttaaaataccttaaaaacacaacttgcgacgtaatttcaagtacatgtctattttattctattctaCTCATTTCAATTCACACccaacaaatcaagtttaaactactctAAGTGGAACTAACAGAGTAAGTTTATATTGAGAACGTGCGCAGTTGTCAGATTGAGGCAGAGTAGTGAATGCGCCTCAAATCTCAATACTTCGCAGACTTCTTGAAATGGCATATGTGCAGATTATTACTGTCCTGAAAATCTACAAGTacagaaaattatgaaaagctGAAACATAATTTCTTGAAATGAATCGAAGATTTCTCTATAGCTCTAAGCCCAGAATTGGAGCCTATATCTATATATGGTTAAGATTTCCCAGGAAAACTGAACATATCCGTCTGGTGCTTGGCTTAGCGCAGCATGACGTTCCGAATAACTATAAATCAACACAGGCAAGCTACTAccaaaagcttttaaaagtaaAAGGTTCCAACATCACTTGAAACATATCCACCAAAAACACGACATTCTTGCATATTCGCAAAAGAACACTAGCCATCTTGATCTTAAACTGTTCCTACTCGACCAAGATTTTAGGTTAACTACAAAATCTCAAAACCCTAATCTACCATCCAAGAAGCAAAAGCTTCAACAAAGCCATACGAATGTAAAGCCCATTCTTCGCTTGTCTGAAGTAGGCTGCCCTGGGATCTTCATCCACATCTACAGTAATCTGTAATGGACCAACAAACCATCAACAAATAAGAATCAGGCAGTTTTTTAGAATTATTTGCTTCATTTTCACTGATGTGGATTTAGATAATTACCTCATCTAGCCGTGGAAGAGGATGCATGATTACTGCATGCTTCTGCATCACGTTTAACACACTTCGATTTACTATGTATTTCCCTCTTGCTGCTTCGTAAAGATCGATTCTTTCCCCAAAACGCTCTTTCTGAATACGAGTCTGATACACTATGTCACATTTAGAAGCTACTTCCATTAAGTCCGCACTTTCTTCCCATTGAACGTTCTGTGAGGTCAGATACTCCTTAATATCGTCCTGAGATGTAACAAGTTGCATATTAACATTCAAGAAATATTGCATTATAGCTTTCCATACTTATATTATGTTTCCAACACATGGAGTAACTAAAACAGTGATCAACAACAAATGTCCGTTTGAGACGTACCTTCATTCTCACCACGTCCGGCGCAACAAAATAAATCTTGACATCACGATACTTGGCAAGGAGATATGCTAGTGAACGGACAGTTCTTCCATAAGCAAGATCTCCAACCAATGCAACACTAATGCCATCTAACTTTCCCACCTCTCGTTCAATGGTGTATACATCTAAAAGAGCCTGTCAGAAAGAGGAACAGGTTTATAGCACAAAAAATAAGATAGCAACATTGAACATCCTGAAAACCATGGCACGGAATGACAGGATGGTGCTACCATTGCTAAGCCATCAAGCCTCAAGTCACATAAAAGTTGTCAGCTATTTGGCTATATTTCCAACTCACTAGTATACTCCTtatgtttctttgattttgatTCATTCCTTTTTCGGTACTTTTTAAAGCCACCCTTTACTCCCTTTAGTTGTGTCTTCTTTTCTTGATCGCCCCCCACCCTCATTCTCAAAGAGATTGGTCAAAGAGGAATCAGGAACTAATCTAAGAGACCACTCAAAAAAACAACGGAAAAATCAAATGCGACGTAGGGAATAACATTGGGATGCTAGATTTCAACCAATAGAATGCAAAAAAGTATAAAGAACAGCACCCCAATTAAGTCCATCATAACAAGATTAAATAATTCCACCCCAATCATGAGTAAAAATATGGTTTCAATCATGCTTGTGATAACGGTCTCAAAACGTATTTTGCACTCAAAGCGGATGATTTTTTGTCAATGCGGCTTACATTTTGGTTGCGGTGAACTCAAAACCTTTATTATACAATAGTGATACGGTGATGCGGCCTTATTTCTACACTATGACCCCAATTAAGTCCCTAACAAGATTAAATCATTCATGTAGATATAAGTTATAAGACGAGCATCAACTTTAGATAAATACAGCTCTCTTCTAAAGAActtcagcaagtcttgtataaaACCGTCTCACCATGACACGGGCCCATAATGATACGGTCTCATACAATGAGTCCATTtctataattgatcactttaagacaataaaaagtgatcattttaaaaccGTATGTGATCACTTaaaagattataagtgatcactttaagactataataaGTTATCACTTATGATTCGTCACTTTAAGACTGTACgtataatcactttaagaccGTAAGTATACTGTTGTATCCCTCCCAACGATTCCCCACTGCTTTCTGTTGTCAATTTCTAAAGGCTGCCTGCTGCCGTGCGAGATGGAACAACAAGAAAACAGATACTGTGCAATTGTTTCACAAAGATCAATTGTCCACTAGAGAATTAAAGAAAACAGAATGCTTGTTTATTAGAGAGGAATTCTCCCTTGAGCGCTTTGAGTGGCTCAATATTCCCAAGTGTCATACACCGAAATTATCAATACAAGCATGAGAACAAACTAAACCCTCTAGACCTATATATATACAGACTCACAACAAAAGAATGCCAGCTCACATAACCAAAATAACAACAGACAGTTTGTTCCTCTATTTATTTACTGCTGTTATTTGCTCCTTTCCTTGAATATGCATATTTAATCAACGGTTTGGGCCTTCGTTCTTCTATGACATATACATTGGTTCAACTAAATAGAGATGGACTCActataagaccgtctcatcaaAGAATTTGTGAAACAACATAGCTACTTATCCAATGTTGGTTTCCTTACTAAATATCCATTAAAGATGGCCTAAGCGTTCACCTGAGTTGGATGCTGTCCTGGACCATCTCCAGCGTTTATGATAGGAATTTCAGCAGTTGCCGCAGCTCTTTTGGCAGCACCACTTTCAAAGTGCCTCATCACAATTATATCCGAGTAACCTTCAACTGTTCTAATAGTGTCTGCAAATGAAGGTAATATAACATCACATTAACATCATAGAGTACTGCCAATTACAGTCAGATAGAAACTAGAGAGACCTACCCTCAAGTGTCTCTCCTTTAGCTGCTGATGAAAACTCTCTTGCATTCTCAGTAGTCAAAACCTCCCCACCTAATCTTTTCATAGCAGATTCAAAAGAAAGCCTAGTTCTTGTAGAAGGCTCATAGAACAAAGTGGCCATTAAGTATCCCTTCAAAATCTGGCTTCCTGGCGAGTTCTTCTCAATCAACTCCATCTCCCGTGCTACTTCAAATATGGCACTAAGTGTGTCTCTATCAAACTGTTGAGCTTCAAGCACATCGTTAAGTTCAAATTTCTGACCAATTGAGAAAGAATTTGAGTTCTTAACACCAATGACATTGCAAGGAACTCCAAATTTGGTTAGGGTTTCCCTATTGGATTCCCATTTGAAAGGTTTCACGCCTAGAGAACACCTTAACGGGGCGAATTCAGAAGATGAACATATTGGCATCCCAGTAACCAAATTTTGGCTAAAATTCCGGAAACAGTTCATAGAAAACTTTTGAGATTTGCTCACATTACAAGTACCCATCACTCCATTCGATGAGCACATGTTAAGCGAGGATGAAGAGGCCATTGCAATTACGATAATCACCTATAGTGTGCTAAAACACCTGAAATACAGGTACAGCAAAAAGTTTTATAGCATGAAAAGCGGACATGTAAAACATAAGTCTTGcaataaagaaaaacaatttaaacAAACGAACTTTCAAAGTAGTCAAgcaaccaactcaaccaaaagaaatttaattacaaaCAATATCACGCTGGTTCGCAAAATATGCATTTAAGCTTAAAGTATGAATGCAGCACAGAACCTCCATGTAATTGCGCTAAAGGTTAtgttatataatatatcaaatGTACATATTCAAAAACCCAATTGTTGAGAATCGGGTCTTGTCTCCATTGGAGCACAGACAAGGTCCTAGAATCAAATTTCACCTAGCTATTACCTTCCCTCACCTACCCTATAATCAGATTGGCATAAATCCAGCAGAAGTGTACAACCAATTCATTAGATTACCCAACAAAACTTACATAAAATACAATAAAGGGTCACAAATTCACTAAATGCTTTAAGTGGGCATTTATCAATATGAAACTCCAGCAAAGCCCATAATCTGTAATCAGTAAACTAAAAAGGAACGTACTTAACACAACAATTCAGCAAAAAGTTCAttctaataagaaaataagagttaaaaaaaaaaagcaaatagaaaagaaataaagttaGGACATTGAGATACCTTGAAGACAGAGGAGAAAGACAACAATGGTGTCCCTTTGCCGGTAGAACACTGAGATGCTGAGGAACGTTGTGAGACCGAGTGAATGGTAGAGAGGGGTTTTGGGTGTCTTTTTTGGGTTtatactattttttaatttttttttttgctacaaGTAATGTTTAATTAAGGTTCTTCGGCAAAGTGACTTTTTTATTGTACTCTTCTTTGTGGGTGTGAGTTgtcatttttctttcattttgagACCTGATTATAATTTTCCTATAAGTGAGATAGACCGAGAATGATGATCATGAATGTTCAATTAaggttacatttttattttataatatttaaatctaAGACGAGCTTAATGTAATTTCTCACGTTGTGTTCCGACTGTTTGGTGTGGAATCAAATCTAATCTAATACTCCTTCGTTTTTTAATGTTCTTCccgtttataatattatattttaaagagAGAAATTAGATTAAGATTTGTaagatatatatagatgatatatatccatgtgagaacTCGTTAGATTCTatgtacacaaattcttgtgagagacggtctctttgagagaccatctctaattagaccggcccattatatattttttttaaatattgtaagtagacattaagaatgatgtaagtaaacatttaagatattgaaagtaggcattaatgatactgtaagtaagcattaagaataatataagtaagcattaataaTACTGTAAGTagttattaatctttaatgggttgggcttgagatacgtctctcaaagagacggtgtCTCAAGAGACTAATTGTTCTATGCATAGAAGAGAGACTAGTTGTTctatgtatacttttttattaaatatttttataattttttatgatgcgtgattaaaactcaaaatttactttgaaaaatgTACAAAAAGTTAACGAGaataccaaaaaaaaagaagggagtatataaaaggaaaaattgttatgaataataccaactattgtccatctgctgtgaataattcctattattgattatttttaaataatctaacGATTCTATTTTTTTTGCTGACAACACCTCTTTCCCAATTCGACTGACTACTGAAGGTACCTATTAGTACTAGCCGTTACACccacttcttcttcctccttatgcTTTTTCATTGGTCTAATCCAACTCTTCTTTGGTCGTAGGTACCTATAATAGTCAATTAAAATCTGGCAAGAAGTGTTGGCAGCAAAACATAtataaaggttggattatttaaaaataatcaatagttgggattattaacAACAAATTgacaataggtgagattattcaaGATAATTTTCCTTATAGAAAAAAGCACGTAGAGCCATTAAtaatgttataaatttattttaaaatcattcATATGTCTATAGCATAGTTATCGAAATCTCGATCCTGATCAACGATCttacgatccaaaaataggAGACCGATCGATAGAATCTTAATGTTGGTAGAATCGTGCGATCCTACTTAACTTGAGAATTTAGGTagtaggatcataacacgacTCTACGATCCTAAGATTTAACTATCCGATTCTACAAGGGTCTACAAGCTTAattcaatcataaaaaaattcatataatttagATTTCATTTACGCATAAATATAcatatctaaaataattataacaatatcattataaaattcaagttgttcttatttgcagtttaaaaataattaataaagtatTCTATTTCAAAACATAACAAATAAAGTCAAATAactttttattacttaaaattaaaaaagaacaaatatagTTGGTATTAGTTATCCAAAGCACACCAATACATATTTGCAAGATCAAACGATTATACGATCTAATTCTACCAATTTCGATCCTATCCCCTCTACGATCCTGGGTAGAATCCTAATCCTAACAACCTTGATCTACATATGTACACTCAGTAagaaataattgaaattactaGAATGGGTTGCCGAAtagtttaaaatataattaaaacgaaaaaaatgaTTGAAACTTAGTATCGGTATTCGCTCGTCTTAACTCCCTTCTTCTCAGTTTTATTCTAATCTTTTCCATAGATATAGCTAATTTACAAAGTATTTCCCATGTTACGTAGCAggcaaactttattcccaaaatactGTCCACGTAGGACAGGCTTTTTTTTAAAGCACGACTGAACCAAAACCGCTATGTGAGGTAGCGGTTTTACTGTGAAGCACAAATTGCCACTTTGAATGGCGGTTTACTAAGcaggtttttaaaattttgggtaaaaataaaacTACCACTTTAAATGGCGGTTTGGGTGTGGGGGATTTTGCTTGGCTTTAGCTTTAACCGCCACAGGAAGATGACGGTTTTGCCTTAAGGTGAACCACCACTTTATTTGGCGGTTTTGCctggattatttttttttatttaaacaaGCTTTTGTTCATCAAATCCTCATAACCTACATTAAAATAGTTAAACCTCCGTATTCAATAACCAAGCAACTAACA from Amaranthus tricolor cultivar Red isolate AtriRed21 chromosome 3, ASM2621246v1, whole genome shotgun sequence includes:
- the LOC130808124 gene encoding aspartate carbamoyltransferase, chloroplastic — encoded protein: MASSSSLNMCSSNGVMGTCNVSKSQKFSMNCFRNFSQNLVTGMPICSSSEFAPLRCSLGVKPFKWESNRETLTKFGVPCNVIGVKNSNSFSIGQKFELNDVLEAQQFDRDTLSAIFEVAREMELIEKNSPGSQILKGYLMATLFYEPSTRTRLSFESAMKRLGGEVLTTENAREFSSAAKGETLEDTIRTVEGYSDIIVMRHFESGAAKRAAATAEIPIINAGDGPGQHPTQALLDVYTIEREVGKLDGISVALVGDLAYGRTVRSLAYLLAKYRDVKIYFVAPDVVRMKDDIKEYLTSQNVQWEESADLMEVASKCDIVYQTRIQKERFGERIDLYEAARGKYIVNRSVLNVMQKHAVIMHPLPRLDEITVDVDEDPRAAYFRQAKNGLYIRMALLKLLLLGW